One genomic segment of Occultella kanbiaonis includes these proteins:
- a CDS encoding beta-galactosidase: MSRYRIDARPARRSERGAPVLPGGAGIEVYGSHLERDGVPWIGVSGEFHFTRSPRATWAAELAKLRAAGLNTVATYLFWLHHEPDRGTPDFTGILDIRHFVTLAAEAGLDVLVRIGPWAHGEARNGGLPDWVQHGPWQIRTDDPGYLEQVRRWYTSIAGQLDGLDAASGGPIIGIQVENELADAPEHLITLRGIALEAGLRAPLWTMTAWNTAVLPSQGFLPLYGGYTESFWTDADEPWSAGCRSQFTYTHLFDDTSIGADVMPTARPESTSTHRRFPTPDPYPVVTCELGSGMATAYHRRPLVDPDDVAALALTKLGSGSVWQGYYMFHGGLNPPSRGLQESHATGYPNDLPEFDYDFGAPIGAAGQVRPSLVLLRRQHRFLADFGARLAPMASVLPTPDGEGGPAPRLQWAVRTDGESGFVFVTNHRPHEPLPAHPQVALSVETESGTVAWPAVDVGVGAYFAWPFNLDESGVRVRWATAQPVARIVGGVSAGAVGAGGAGSTVSTVGLVFLRTPGIETRFALRLPAGASLTAAALDGERAGGSSEASDVVTTESRDVVVTVGREPVVISTGSATVELLVLDAGALDALLDAEDPVGRVTSPVWVGREKAAPERAGDAGSGTGGSVQRRTPADAYVADPADAEGAELGVRELTPSGVPPAARSASNGRLSAPLDADFAGAGRFEVDVPAQEGLLRVEWTGDVLRARVGDEGERRPLADQFFSGAAWEITGADLRERAGLPARAALSVTLEILPFPPHAAIWLDPRARAALAAERFRARIRSARWHPGPA, encoded by the coding sequence AGCCGCTACCGCATCGATGCCCGCCCCGCCCGGCGATCCGAACGCGGTGCGCCCGTGTTGCCCGGCGGTGCCGGCATCGAGGTCTACGGCTCGCACCTGGAGCGCGACGGCGTGCCGTGGATCGGAGTCTCCGGCGAGTTCCACTTCACCCGGTCGCCGCGGGCCACCTGGGCGGCTGAACTGGCCAAGCTGCGGGCCGCCGGCCTGAACACCGTTGCCACCTACCTGTTCTGGTTGCACCACGAGCCGGACCGTGGCACCCCGGACTTCACCGGGATCCTCGACATCCGCCACTTCGTCACGCTGGCCGCCGAGGCCGGGCTCGACGTGCTCGTCCGGATCGGTCCGTGGGCGCACGGCGAGGCGCGCAACGGTGGGCTGCCGGACTGGGTCCAGCACGGGCCGTGGCAGATCCGCACCGATGACCCGGGCTACCTCGAACAGGTGCGCCGCTGGTACACGTCGATCGCCGGCCAACTGGACGGCCTGGACGCCGCCTCCGGCGGGCCGATCATCGGGATCCAGGTGGAGAACGAGCTCGCCGACGCTCCCGAGCACCTGATCACCCTCCGCGGGATCGCCCTCGAGGCCGGGCTGCGCGCGCCGCTGTGGACGATGACGGCGTGGAACACCGCCGTGCTTCCGAGTCAGGGGTTCCTGCCCCTCTACGGCGGTTACACGGAGTCGTTCTGGACGGACGCCGACGAGCCATGGAGCGCGGGCTGCCGGTCCCAGTTCACCTACACGCACCTGTTCGACGACACCTCGATCGGCGCCGACGTGATGCCGACGGCGCGGCCGGAGTCCACCTCGACGCACCGCCGGTTCCCGACGCCCGATCCCTACCCCGTCGTCACGTGCGAGCTGGGTTCGGGGATGGCGACCGCCTATCACCGCCGCCCTCTCGTGGACCCCGACGACGTCGCCGCCCTCGCGCTCACGAAGCTCGGCTCCGGTTCGGTGTGGCAGGGCTACTACATGTTCCACGGCGGACTGAACCCGCCCAGCCGCGGTCTGCAGGAGTCCCACGCGACCGGCTACCCGAACGACCTCCCCGAGTTCGACTACGACTTCGGCGCACCGATCGGTGCGGCCGGGCAGGTACGGCCGTCCCTGGTCCTGCTGCGGCGCCAGCATCGGTTCCTGGCCGACTTCGGCGCGCGGCTGGCCCCGATGGCGTCAGTACTGCCCACGCCCGACGGCGAAGGCGGGCCGGCGCCGAGGCTGCAGTGGGCGGTGCGCACCGACGGCGAGAGCGGGTTCGTGTTCGTCACGAACCACCGGCCGCACGAACCGTTGCCCGCGCACCCGCAGGTGGCGCTCAGCGTCGAGACCGAGTCCGGCACCGTGGCCTGGCCGGCGGTCGACGTGGGTGTCGGCGCGTACTTCGCCTGGCCGTTCAACCTCGACGAGTCGGGCGTGCGGGTCAGGTGGGCGACGGCGCAGCCGGTCGCCCGGATCGTCGGTGGGGTGTCGGCAGGTGCAGTCGGCGCAGGCGGTGCGGGCAGCACAGTCAGCACAGTGGGTCTGGTGTTCCTGCGCACCCCCGGTATCGAGACGCGGTTCGCGCTGCGGCTTCCCGCGGGGGCGAGTCTGACCGCCGCGGCCCTCGACGGCGAGCGGGCCGGCGGGTCGTCCGAGGCCAGCGACGTCGTGACGACGGAGAGCCGTGACGTCGTGGTGACGGTCGGCCGGGAGCCCGTCGTGATCTCAACCGGGAGCGCCACGGTCGAGCTGCTTGTGCTCGACGCCGGCGCTCTCGACGCCTTGCTGGACGCCGAGGATCCGGTGGGGCGGGTCACGAGCCCGGTCTGGGTAGGGCGGGAGAAGGCGGCGCCTGAGCGAGCCGGCGACGCCGGATCCGGCACGGGAGGGTCCGTCCAGCGCCGGACGCCCGCGGACGCGTACGTTGCGGACCCGGCCGACGCGGAGGGCGCCGAGCTAGGAGTGCGCGAGCTGACGCCGTCGGGCGTGCCGCCGGCGGCCCGGTCGGCGAGCAACGGGCGGCTCAGCGCGCCGTTGGACGCGGACTTCGCCGGCGCGGGACGGTTCGAGGTCGACGTGCCCGCGCAGGAGGGACTCCTGCGCGTGGAGTGGACCGGGGACGTGCTGCGCGCACGGGTCGGTGACGAGGGTGAGCGCCGCCCGCTCGCCGATCAGTTCTTCTCCGGCGCGGCGTGGGAGATCACCGGCGCCGATCTGCGCGAGCGTGCGGGCCTGCCCGCGCGGGCCGCCCTGTCGGTGACGCTCGAGATCCTCCCGTTCCCGCCGCACGCCGCCATCTGGCTCGACCCCCGGGCTCGGGCAGCGCTCGCCGCCGAACGGTTCCGGGCCCGGATCCGGTCCGCCCGCTGGCACCCGGGACCGGCCTGA